The Microtus pennsylvanicus isolate mMicPen1 chromosome 5, mMicPen1.hap1, whole genome shotgun sequence DNA segment CTCATTAATTCTGTCTTTAAATCACTTTTCCCCACAAAGCTGAATCCAGACACattgatgctatttttttttccttttctgaatttggGCTATTTTATTTGGATCAGCTGAACAATGAGGGACTAAACAAATTCAAGTTACTCCTAAAGGAGAATGTAGATCCTGAAGGCTGCTCAATACCAGAGGCCACAGTGGAGGCCAAGTGGGAGAAACTGGTTTACTTGATCAACAAATCCTATCCAAGAGGGCAGACCTGGAACGTGGCTCTCGAAACATTTTGGTAAGATGAACCTGAGGGATACGTGTAAAGAGTAAAACATAGTCCAACTGTGTTGCTAAGGAACTATCTGGAAGTAGGCACAAGTTGTTTTCGTGGGGACGTTGGATCATTTGAGGAACATTTTCTAATTTAGTTTTGTATTGTAATCTGCATTACAATTGAAAGTGCCTGTACCTAAACTACAAATCAAGGCAAAACCTTTGAGGACTCTCAGATATGATAACATATTTGCTGACATGAGCAATGGGCTAAAAAGGCAAACTCAAATAATTTTGTGAAATCTTAGATATTTAAAATTCATGAGCAGCATCCAGTCTTCATATGTAGggctctcgtgtgtgtgtgtgtgtgtgtgtgtgtgtgtgtgtgtgtgtgtgtgtgtgtacatacacattatCTCCTTTGAACTTTGCTTACACCCCCTTCGAAGTCAGAACAAGCAAGGGAGCTTTGAGCCTGATGatagagcagagagagggcaaGAGGTCCACCCCGGAGTTTGTATCAAATTTTCTCCTCGGCTATGCTGTGGCAGCTTGAAATTCATAGCTCTAGTTTTACTAAATCCCGATTGTAATAGAATCACAACACAGAAAAATTTAGCCCCCATTCATAAAGCTCATCTTGGAACCTGTTGCAGGGACAACAAAGACCATGAAGTCGGAGGATGCCGAGGTGATGGAAGACCAAATTTCTCAAGAGAAAATGCTGTCTGAGGACAAAGACTTTGGTCAGTTTAGCATTAAGATGTCATTAAGGACCATTATTTAGTTGGGCAGTTTACTTCCAATGCACCACTGTTCTGTCACTCAAAGTCAATAAAACTGTATGATCaaagtgaaaatcaaaaccaTGTTGACTTtgggatatcaagaaaacaatatTCAGAAATGCCTAGTCAAAAGTTAgcctagggagctggagagattgctaagtaattaagaacacttgctgctcttccagaagatctgggttcagttcctaataCCTATATGgctgaaagaaaaagggaaggtggacagagaaaagaggaagggtgGGAGTGAGAATCTTAACACTGAAATTAAAGATAATTCAATGTGTGTATGGTTCTTTTCTAAATGACTTAGGTGATGGAACAGACTACAGAACTGtaataaaggaaaaattttgTGTTGCATGGGATAAGAACTCTTTGACTGGAGAATCTGCAACTTTATATCAGGGAATTATTCAGAAAGACCAAAAGCTGTTAAAGAATATATTTGATACGGATATCAACACTTCTAAGATGCGACAAACAGTCCTCCTTTATGGGGATGCTGGAGTTGGGAAGACAACATTGTTGAGAAGGGCAATGTTAGAATGGGCAGATGGGAATCTCTTCGAGAAGTTTGCCTATGTTTTTTATCTCAGTGGGAGAGAAATTAGTCAAGCAAAGGAGAAAAGCTTTGCTCAGTTAATATCCAAGAACTGGCCTAGGTCTGAAGTCCCCATTGAACAGATCCTGTCCGAGTCCAGAAATCTCCTTTTTCTGATCGATAGTTTTGATGAGCTGGACTTCTCATTTgaagagccagagtttgcactATGTAATGATTGGACCCAGGAGCACCCAGTGTCCTTTCTTATTAGTAGTTTGCTGAGGAAAGTGATGCTTCCTGAATCATTCTTGTTAGTAACAGCGAGATCCACAGCAAGGAAGAAACTTATGCCCTTGTTACATAAACCTCATTGCGTAGAGCTGCCGGGACTGTCTGAGAATGCAAGGATGGACTACATTCAGCATTTCTTTCTgaatgataagaaatgggctaaggGTGTGATCTATTCAATAAGGAAGAATCCACGACTTTTCAACATGTGCCGTGTCTGTCAGATGTGCTGGGTGGTCTGTACTTGTCTGAAGCAGCAAGTGGAGAAAGGTGGCGATATTGCAGTGACCTGCCAAACCACCACAGCTATGTTCACATGCTATGTCTGCAGCTTATTTTCACGGACAGATGGGAGCTCTGTTACTCTGCCCAACGAAACCCTACTGAGGAGCCTGTGCCAGGCAGCTGCTGAAGGTATCTGGACTATGAAGCATATACTCTACAAGAAAAATCTCAGAAAGCATGAGTTGACCAGAAATGACATCTCCGTCTTCTTGGATGCGAAGGTTCTTCATGAGGACACAGAGTATGAAAACTGCTATACGTTTGCTCACCTCCATGTTCAGGAGTTTTTTGGAGCTTTGTTCTACTTGTTAAGAGagaatccagaaaaaaaagattatcccCTCAAACCTTTTGAAAGCCTGTATCTATTACTTGAAAGCAACCATTCTGAGGACCCTCATTTGGAACAGATGAAATGCTTTTTGTTCGGTCTACTGAATAAAGAGCAAGTACGCCAACTGGAGGAAACGTTCAACTTTACAATATCCATGGACGTAAGAGGGGACTTACTTATGTGTCTGGAAGCAATAGAAAAAGATGACTCCTATCCATCCCAAATGAGACTTCTAGATTTGTTTCACTGTCTGTACGAGACTCAAGATAATGACTTCATAACTCAGGCACTGAGCTCTTTCCAAAAGATTGCTGTGCAGGTTGAAGAAGAAAGCCAGTTGCTTATATATTCATTCTGCTTTAAGCACTGCTACTCTCTACAAACTGTTAAACTAACTATAAAGGCAGAGTTAAGAGATATATTGGACATAGACCCCACAGATGAAACTTGGTAAGTGTTCAGTTTACTAGTCATGAAGTAGGTCTTACAGAAGGAAACATTGTTCAACTAAGGTAAAGTAACTATTTTTAGAAAATTCATCTGGAAGTCTTGATGAGGCTAATATACATAGGTCACCTATCTGTCCTGTATCCCCCTAATCTCTGCAACTCTATATGATTTTACTCTATCCCTTTCATCAAGTTGGCTCTTCTGATTCTCCCCATTTAAACCTGTGAGAAGATATGAACTGTGGAATTTCTATATTTAACTAAAATTAAGGGCTATTTTGTGTCATACAGCTATATAGTGAACAGGATGCTTAATGTATTACCCAGTTTAATCCTTGATGCCAAGAGAATTATGAACTCTTACATAGATACTACTTATGAGGTTACAATTCAAAAATTTCCAAAACCGAGATATATGTGTTTatctagaaaataaatacataattactGATTCAAATATACATTGAGCAATAACTATTATGCAGTGACTATTGCTCACATAGGTGCCGATCATTCAATACAGCATGTATCTGTTCTTCCACTGGTCCTACAGGGTAAATGCTATCTTTTTCAATTTGACTAATGAAAAAGCTGAGCTATACGAAATCATAGGCATAACTGAGGTCACCATCAGATTTTAAGTCTTTGAGTTTCAACTTTTCTGTTGGAAAAACTGTTCCATTAGCATAATTGGAAAAGCATCCCTCTGTTAAGAGAacacattttattcctttttctcagTATAGCTCATCATTTAAGATGTTTGCAAATCGGAAGCTCAAGTCATAGTCTGCCACTCTGCAGCATCATTCATTACATTGTCCTTCACCAAAGTTGGGACTTAAAATCTCACCAGCTTAAAGCATGCTAGATAATACCATGAAGTGACATTCCAACCTCGTTCATTTCAACTATATTTCAATACAGAGGGGTGGGTAGATAGTTTAGCATTAATTCATTTCAATAGCTAAActcaggttttaaaaaaaagaactttacaGAGTGGACATGCATGTGTAATCACAGTgctggaggaggcagagtcaagcagatccTTGGAACTCACTAGCCAGTCAGGATATTCTATTTGGCAATTTCCAGGTCACTGAGAAAGCTTGTCTGAGACACAAAGCTTGCCCCCTGAGAAACAACAcctgaggtt contains these protein-coding regions:
- the Nlrp14 gene encoding NACHT, LRR and PYD domains-containing protein 14, with translation MKSEDAEVMEDQISQEKMLSEDKDFGDGTDYRTVIKEKFCVAWDKNSLTGESATLYQGIIQKDQKLLKNIFDTDINTSKMRQTVLLYGDAGVGKTTLLRRAMLEWADGNLFEKFAYVFYLSGREISQAKEKSFAQLISKNWPRSEVPIEQILSESRNLLFLIDSFDELDFSFEEPEFALCNDWTQEHPVSFLISSLLRKVMLPESFLLVTARSTARKKLMPLLHKPHCVELPGLSENARMDYIQHFFLNDKKWAKGVIYSIRKNPRLFNMCRVCQMCWVVCTCLKQQVEKGGDIAVTCQTTTAMFTCYVCSLFSRTDGSSVTLPNETLLRSLCQAAAEGIWTMKHILYKKNLRKHELTRNDISVFLDAKVLHEDTEYENCYTFAHLHVQEFFGALFYLLRENPEKKDYPLKPFESLYLLLESNHSEDPHLEQMKCFLFGLLNKEQVRQLEETFNFTISMDVRGDLLMCLEAIEKDDSYPSQMRLLDLFHCLYETQDNDFITQALSSFQKIAVQVEEESQLLIYSFCFKHCYSLQTVKLTIKAELRDILDIDPTDETCLKDTVARITHYWQDLFSVLHTNESLREMDLYKSILDEALMKIINEELSHPKCKLQKLQFGSVCFLNSCQDFSFLSACHTLTHLDLKHTDLEDNGLRSLCTGLKCQQCKLRVLRLEACDVNVNRCQQLSEALERNSSLVFLNLSTNNLTNYGVKSLCKFFGNPNCCLERLSLASCGFTKDVCGILSFALTESRRLTHLCLADNLLGDEGIELLGDALKHPQCTLQSLVLRCCFFTPVGSEFLSTALLINRSLVHLDLGGNRLEDSGIKLLCHVLQQPTCTLEELELTGCVLTSESCLDLASVLVNSPNLWSLDLGNNNLMDAGLHILCDALKNPNCQIQRLGLENCGLTSACCHDLLSLFCTNQSLVQMNLMKNALGYDTIKNLCKVLRCPTCKMKFLALDKREIDRKKIKKFLNDVKINNPELVIRPHCSATESGCWWQYF